In Thiovibrio frasassiensis, one DNA window encodes the following:
- a CDS encoding glycosyltransferase family 4 protein → MIKVLHLTAHLGGGVGKALSGLVCQSLLSGADVKHTIVTFEQQEKNQFVELVRDRGAEVFVSPLPELLGELVEASDIVQLEWWNHPATIKVLCAQSFPPMRLIAWSHVSGLFNPIIPRGLLLAAHQFLFTSACSYEAKEVLSLPGEVVGKMRVVSSSGGFDGLPLPESKDYETLVAGYIGSLNFAKLHPRYVDFLSAVSIPGFKVSLIGDVKNKEVLEGECGKAGRPGMLEFRGYTNDVVSELAPVNVLVYLLNPEHYGTTENALLEAMAMGIVPVVLNNPAERFIVKDRETGFLVNSPEEFGEVVEWLYDNPNEMKRIGRRAAESVRTRFAVEVLEASLNNHYGSLVSSRIKQYICFKDIFGEDPFEWFISCQGNKAIFNADVDLEIAISAFSRYGLIEKTKGSVFHFQRYFPENSKLNCWANRLNQIKGKK, encoded by the coding sequence ATGATTAAGGTGCTACATCTCACTGCTCATCTCGGCGGAGGGGTTGGTAAAGCACTGAGTGGGCTTGTTTGCCAGTCTTTACTCTCGGGGGCTGATGTCAAGCACACCATCGTTACTTTTGAGCAGCAAGAGAAAAACCAGTTTGTTGAGTTGGTCAGGGACAGGGGCGCGGAGGTATTTGTCTCCCCCCTTCCAGAACTCTTAGGCGAGTTGGTTGAGGCTTCTGATATTGTCCAACTGGAGTGGTGGAACCATCCGGCAACAATAAAAGTGTTATGTGCTCAATCGTTCCCCCCCATGCGACTTATTGCCTGGAGCCATGTTTCAGGGTTATTTAATCCAATAATTCCGCGTGGTTTACTGCTTGCTGCCCATCAATTCTTGTTTACTTCCGCATGTTCGTATGAGGCTAAGGAGGTTTTAAGTCTGCCTGGGGAAGTAGTTGGGAAAATGCGAGTTGTTTCTAGCAGCGGTGGTTTTGATGGATTGCCATTGCCCGAATCCAAGGACTACGAAACACTTGTTGCCGGTTATATTGGGAGTTTGAATTTTGCAAAATTACATCCACGTTATGTGGATTTCCTGTCCGCAGTCAGTATTCCAGGCTTTAAAGTAAGTCTTATTGGTGATGTGAAAAATAAAGAGGTCCTTGAGGGGGAGTGCGGAAAGGCGGGTCGGCCAGGAATGCTTGAATTTCGTGGGTATACGAACGATGTTGTCTCCGAATTAGCCCCTGTCAACGTCCTAGTTTATTTGCTTAATCCTGAGCACTATGGCACTACCGAAAATGCTCTTCTGGAAGCAATGGCCATGGGAATTGTTCCGGTAGTGCTTAACAATCCGGCGGAACGATTTATTGTAAAAGATCGTGAAACGGGTTTCCTCGTAAATTCTCCTGAGGAGTTCGGCGAGGTTGTAGAATGGTTATATGATAACCCAAACGAAATGAAAAGGATTGGGAGGAGAGCTGCAGAGTCGGTGAGAACGCGGTTTGCTGTTGAAGTGCTAGAAGCCTCGCTTAATAATCATTATGGCAGCTTAGTGTCATCTCGGATAAAGCAATATATTTGTTTTAAAGACATTTTTGGCGAAGATCCGTTTGAGTGGTTTATTTCTTGCCAGGGAAATAAAGCAATATTCAATGCTGATGTTGACTTGGAAATAGCTATCTCGGCATTCTCAAGGTATGGGTTAATTGAAAAAACGAAAGGATCAGTTTTTCATTTTCAGCGGTATTTTCCAGAAAATTCAAAACTTAATTGTTGGGCTAATAGATTAAACCAGATAAAGGGGAAAAAATGA
- a CDS encoding radical SAM/SPASM domain-containing protein — MKAKIKPRIDLENRTKLETVIPLRVPFIVNVDPSDACNFQCKFCPTGDRNLMGKTRGRIHGVMDYGLYKKIIDDLCEFDTPIKVLRLYKDGEPLVNPRFAKMVNYAKEKKCSERIDTTTNASLLNKKLNLEIIDAGLDRINISIEGINSEQYLNFSKYKIDFEKLVENVRHFYENKKQCEMIVKINGDTLSQGDKDKFYEIFGDIADGVYIEHIMSCWPGFKLNGVDINQEVGIYGQEINEVQVCPYVFYSFSVNSDGTASTCFLDWSRKLIIGDTKVESVTDIWNGSRMFEYQKMFLSKKRKEHAVCGQCGQLSHGLPDNIDPFAQDLFVKLVASHGGPYD, encoded by the coding sequence ATGAAAGCTAAGATTAAGCCCCGAATAGATCTGGAAAATAGGACAAAATTGGAAACAGTTATCCCTTTACGTGTCCCTTTTATTGTTAATGTAGACCCTTCAGATGCATGTAATTTTCAATGTAAATTCTGCCCAACCGGCGACAGAAATCTCATGGGGAAAACACGTGGGCGAATTCACGGGGTAATGGATTATGGACTTTATAAGAAAATAATTGATGATCTTTGTGAATTTGACACTCCAATTAAAGTACTTAGGTTGTACAAAGATGGCGAGCCGTTAGTGAATCCAAGGTTCGCGAAAATGGTCAATTACGCAAAAGAGAAAAAATGTTCAGAGCGGATCGATACGACCACAAATGCTTCGCTTCTCAATAAAAAGTTAAACCTGGAAATTATTGATGCTGGTTTGGACAGGATTAACATTTCAATTGAAGGTATTAATTCTGAGCAGTATTTGAATTTTTCGAAATATAAAATAGATTTCGAAAAATTGGTGGAGAATGTTCGGCATTTTTATGAAAATAAAAAACAATGCGAAATGATCGTGAAAATCAATGGTGACACCTTGTCACAAGGTGATAAAGATAAATTTTATGAAATTTTTGGGGATATTGCCGACGGTGTCTATATCGAACATATCATGTCATGCTGGCCAGGATTCAAGCTCAATGGTGTCGATATTAATCAGGAGGTTGGTATCTATGGCCAAGAAATCAATGAAGTTCAGGTCTGTCCGTATGTGTTCTACTCATTTTCGGTAAATTCTGATGGCACAGCGAGCACCTGTTTTTTGGACTGGTCCAGAAAGTTGATCATTGGCGACACTAAAGTGGAGTCCGTCACGGACATATGGAATGGTTCCAGAATGTTTGAATATCAAAAGATGTTTTTATCGAAGAAGCGTAAGGAGCATGCGGTCTGTGGTCAATGTGGGCAGCTTTCCCATGGTCTGCCGGATAACATAGATCCATTTGCGCAAGATTTATTTGTAAAGCTAGTTGCATCTCATGGCGGACCTTATGATTAA
- a CDS encoding NAD-dependent epimerase/dehydratase family protein translates to MKVALTGASGFVGRYVLAELSRMQIKIVAVTRDARKLLFLPPCVHVVERDISLPWQNCFAQMGYPDVLIHLAWDGLPNYRALHHFDTELPRQYRFLENLVNAGLSSVFVAGTCLEYGMQSGPLSEDIRPCPTNPYGYAKDALRQQLEFLKTIKNFNLVWARLFYMYGEGQSGNSLYSMLKEAILRGDNSFNMSGGEQLRDYLPVAEVAREIVRFALSGLDVGTVNICSGKPISIRRLVEQWLVDNNWEITLNLGYYPYPDYEPMAFWGDIAKNAGIFKGK, encoded by the coding sequence GTGAAAGTAGCGCTTACTGGGGCAAGCGGGTTTGTTGGCCGTTATGTGTTGGCAGAGCTTTCCCGTATGCAAATAAAAATTGTTGCTGTTACACGTGACGCAAGAAAGTTGTTGTTCTTGCCTCCATGTGTACATGTCGTTGAAAGGGATATTTCTTTGCCATGGCAAAACTGTTTTGCACAAATGGGATATCCGGATGTGTTGATACACCTTGCTTGGGACGGCCTGCCAAACTACAGAGCACTTCATCACTTCGATACGGAACTACCTCGACAGTATCGGTTCCTTGAAAACCTCGTTAATGCTGGATTGTCATCTGTATTTGTGGCCGGCACATGTCTGGAATACGGGATGCAGTCGGGACCACTTTCAGAAGATATTAGGCCGTGTCCCACTAATCCATATGGTTATGCCAAGGATGCTTTGCGGCAACAGTTGGAATTTTTAAAAACAATCAAGAACTTCAACTTGGTTTGGGCGCGTCTTTTCTACATGTATGGAGAAGGTCAGTCTGGTAACTCGCTTTACTCAATGCTAAAAGAGGCAATATTGCGCGGAGATAATAGCTTTAATATGTCCGGCGGAGAGCAGTTGCGGGATTATTTGCCTGTTGCTGAAGTGGCGCGAGAGATTGTCCGGTTTGCATTGTCCGGTCTCGATGTAGGGACTGTTAATATTTGTTCTGGAAAGCCCATCTCAATAAGAAGGCTTGTAGAGCAGTGGCTCGTGGATAATAATTGGGAAATTACACTGAACCTTGGCTATTATCCATATCCAGATTATGAGCCGATGGCTTTTTGGGGCGATATTGCAAAAAATGCAGGAATTTTTAAGGGGAAATAA
- a CDS encoding cephalosporin hydroxylase family protein, whose translation MNSGVAFEDQVKTNLANLSKDSALAGLSNIWIREALRYNYSHNFSWLGRPIIQIPQDVYALQEIIWEVKPDLIIETGIAHGGSLIMSASMLALLDYCEAIEQGCACRPSESKRRVLGIDIDIRSHNRTAIEGHPLAHLVKMIEGSSVDPKVVGQVLAEAGSHKKIVVCLDSNHTHDHVLAELQAYAPLTSSGSYCIVWDTGVEDLPDGFCSNRPWGKGNNPKTAVWEYLRQLEANVHIAADGLPLKFEIDKMIESKVMITAAPDGFLRRM comes from the coding sequence ATGAACTCTGGTGTTGCATTCGAAGATCAAGTCAAAACTAATCTGGCCAATCTCTCAAAAGATAGTGCCTTGGCAGGACTTTCTAACATATGGATCCGCGAAGCCCTCAGGTACAACTATTCACATAATTTTTCTTGGCTGGGTAGGCCTATCATTCAAATACCTCAGGATGTCTATGCCCTGCAGGAGATTATATGGGAAGTAAAGCCTGATCTGATTATCGAAACAGGCATTGCGCATGGCGGCTCTTTGATTATGAGCGCTTCCATGCTCGCTCTTCTTGATTACTGCGAGGCTATAGAACAGGGATGTGCTTGCCGTCCTAGTGAGTCGAAGAGGCGGGTGCTGGGCATCGACATCGATATTCGGAGCCATAACCGTACAGCGATTGAGGGACACCCGCTTGCACATCTGGTTAAGATGATAGAAGGCTCTTCAGTTGATCCGAAAGTGGTGGGTCAAGTCCTTGCTGAGGCTGGGTCGCACAAGAAAATAGTTGTCTGTCTGGACTCCAATCATACTCATGACCATGTGCTTGCAGAACTTCAAGCATATGCACCGCTTACATCCTCGGGAAGTTATTGTATCGTTTGGGATACTGGCGTTGAAGATTTGCCAGATGGATTTTGCAGTAATCGCCCATGGGGTAAGGGTAACAACCCCAAGACAGCCGTTTGGGAATATCTGCGTCAATTGGAGGCCAATGTGCATATTGCTGCAGATGGTTTGCCGTTGAAATTTGAAATTGACAAAATGATAGAGAGTAAAGTGATGATTACTGCCGCGCCGGATGGATTTTTAAGGAGAATGTAA
- a CDS encoding 5-formyltetrahydrofolate cyclo-ligase, which yields MMSKEEVRADFLDAPEGKSSGKVAELVRRLEKYREAKRVFVGPTARLQQVRINALIDGKELLVPAPGLKEGFYLLAPYAIPFKDLVYAVGYNGLVQYGRKVAVEELCRQPVGLLLTDCLAVDPAGYFVGEGKGFFDLAVAILAELRALAPGAEAYALGEPAQMLAQEIEHGAWDIRLNGFVTAEGVALQNADSQAERKILWDILPPKRIRKITPLWKLSMQIKDALSAAAKDPE from the coding sequence ATGATGAGCAAAGAAGAAGTGCGGGCGGATTTTCTGGATGCTCCGGAGGGGAAATCCTCCGGTAAAGTTGCGGAGTTGGTCCGGCGTCTTGAGAAATATCGGGAGGCGAAGAGGGTTTTTGTTGGACCCACGGCGCGATTGCAGCAGGTCCGGATCAACGCCTTGATCGATGGCAAGGAGCTGTTGGTCCCGGCCCCTGGCTTGAAGGAGGGGTTTTACCTCCTGGCCCCCTATGCGATACCCTTTAAGGACCTGGTCTATGCCGTGGGCTATAATGGTCTTGTCCAGTATGGCCGCAAGGTTGCAGTGGAGGAACTTTGCCGGCAGCCCGTCGGCCTGCTGCTCACCGATTGTCTGGCCGTGGATCCGGCTGGATATTTTGTCGGCGAGGGCAAGGGGTTTTTCGACCTTGCGGTTGCCATCCTCGCGGAACTGCGTGCACTCGCCCCCGGAGCCGAGGCGTATGCCTTGGGGGAGCCGGCGCAGATGCTTGCGCAGGAAATCGAGCATGGGGCTTGGGATATCCGCCTCAACGGCTTTGTCACTGCCGAGGGGGTTGCTTTGCAGAATGCAGACAGCCAGGCGGAGCGGAAGATTTTGTGGGACATCCTGCCGCCGAAACGGATCCGCAAGATAACCCCGCTGTGGAAATTGAGCATGCAGATCAAGGATGCTTTGAGCGCCGCAGCAAAGGACCCGGAGTGA
- a CDS encoding D-alanyl-D-alanine carboxypeptidase family protein, with amino-acid sequence MQELKRQVKGYTQELEQRKQVQVPHKQELVRQVAEPQNSAGEGSTELQGKLTCRSAFVMDAKTGKVLYDRSADRPGQPASTIKVLTGLIAVESLDNQEMVRTSAYAANMPASKVYLKKGASYQATDLINAVLLASANDASVALAEKVAGSEQAFAQLMTKKAEALGAQNTICKSANGLTRPGQQTTARDLATVFNRAMRNPEFAERMSTVKVHTSDGKVLRSHNKALWTVDGAVGGKTGYTVAAGKTYVGKFQRDGQAIIVSLLGSASMWDDIATLVEHGFAKQEMASLDHENAPAGTRVSLIKQKDQGKERVDYAMLTLTGQKKKIKM; translated from the coding sequence ATGCAAGAGTTGAAACGGCAGGTGAAGGGATACACGCAAGAACTGGAGCAGCGTAAGCAGGTACAGGTTCCGCACAAGCAGGAATTGGTGCGTCAAGTGGCTGAACCGCAGAACTCCGCCGGTGAGGGTTCCACGGAGTTACAAGGCAAACTTACCTGTCGGAGCGCGTTTGTCATGGATGCCAAAACCGGCAAGGTTTTGTATGACCGCAGTGCAGACCGTCCCGGGCAGCCGGCCAGTACCATTAAAGTTCTCACCGGACTCATTGCCGTTGAAAGTCTGGACAACCAAGAGATGGTGCGTACCAGCGCCTATGCCGCAAACATGCCGGCGTCCAAGGTGTATCTGAAAAAGGGCGCTTCCTATCAGGCCACTGATTTGATTAACGCCGTCTTGCTTGCTTCGGCAAATGATGCCAGTGTGGCGTTGGCGGAAAAGGTTGCCGGTTCCGAGCAGGCCTTTGCCCAATTGATGACCAAAAAGGCCGAGGCCCTTGGCGCGCAGAATACTATCTGTAAAAGTGCCAATGGTCTTACCCGTCCCGGACAGCAGACCACAGCCCGTGATTTGGCCACGGTATTCAACCGGGCCATGCGCAACCCCGAGTTTGCCGAGCGCATGTCCACCGTCAAGGTGCACACCAGCGACGGTAAGGTGTTGCGGAGCCATAACAAGGCGTTGTGGACTGTGGATGGCGCGGTCGGGGGGAAAACCGGCTATACCGTGGCTGCCGGGAAAACCTATGTCGGTAAATTTCAGCGGGACGGTCAGGCGATTATCGTTTCCTTGCTTGGCAGCGCCTCCATGTGGGATGATATCGCCACCCTGGTTGAGCACGGTTTTGCCAAGCAGGAAATGGCCTCCCTTGATCACGAGAATGCTCCCGCTGGGACGCGGGTGTCGCTGATCAAGCAGAAGGATCAGGGCAAAGAACGTGTTGATTACGCCATGTTGACCCTGACCGGGCAAAAGAAAAAAATAAAAATGTAA
- a CDS encoding MGMT family protein, producing the protein MDPPGAARVVGQACNANPLALIVPCHRGGRDFRTGRVCRRGNHKEEGAPPGAEDHTANIKGGSRPSFSHTSPTASS; encoded by the coding sequence CTGGACCCCCCTGGGGCTGCCCGGGTAGTGGGACAGGCTTGCAACGCCAATCCCCTAGCCCTTATCGTGCCATGCCATCGGGGTGGTAGGGACTTCCGGACTGGGAGGGTTTGCCGGAGGGGAAACCATAAAGAAGAGGGTGCTCCTCCTGGAGCAGAAGACCATACTGCGAACATAAAGGGGGGATCAAGACCGAGCTTTTCTCACACAAGCCCTACAGCATCTTCATAA
- a CDS encoding protein-glutamate methylesterase/protein-glutamine glutaminase — MKKIRVLVVDDSAVVRKVFSEELSYEKDIEVVATAPDPYVARDKIVALKPDVVTLDVEMPRMDGITFLKKLMRYFPLPVIIVSSLTKAGGALAMEAMDSGAIDVICKPGEAYSVGDMSAQLAEKIRAAAHVNMAQRALHLAAVRPANAPKLSLTKTTNKLIAIGASTGGTEALKDVLMQFPPNTPGIMIVQHMPANFTTSFAERLNSLCQIRVKEAQDGDSVVPGTALLAPGNFHMVLRRSGARYYVNIKSGPLVCYQRPAVDVLFNSVAAYGGANAVGVILTGMGKDGAQGMLKMKEAGAQTIAQDEKTCVVFGMPKEAIAAGGVDKVVPLLDIPGEVMKML; from the coding sequence ATGAAAAAAATACGCGTATTGGTCGTAGATGATTCCGCTGTGGTCCGCAAGGTTTTCAGCGAAGAATTGTCCTATGAAAAGGACATTGAGGTCGTGGCAACGGCACCGGATCCCTATGTGGCGAGGGATAAAATCGTTGCTCTCAAACCCGATGTGGTGACGCTTGATGTGGAAATGCCACGGATGGACGGCATTACCTTTCTGAAAAAACTGATGCGTTATTTTCCGCTTCCGGTCATCATCGTCAGTTCCCTGACCAAGGCGGGCGGCGCCCTGGCCATGGAGGCCATGGACAGTGGGGCTATCGATGTTATCTGTAAGCCGGGCGAGGCCTATTCAGTTGGTGATATGAGCGCCCAGCTTGCAGAAAAAATCCGGGCCGCCGCGCACGTGAACATGGCGCAACGGGCCTTGCACCTTGCCGCGGTTCGTCCAGCCAACGCGCCAAAGCTTTCGCTGACCAAGACGACCAACAAATTGATCGCCATCGGTGCCTCCACCGGCGGCACCGAAGCCTTGAAGGATGTTCTTATGCAGTTCCCACCCAATACGCCGGGGATCATGATTGTTCAGCATATGCCCGCCAATTTTACCACCAGTTTTGCCGAGAGGCTGAACAGCCTCTGTCAGATTCGGGTAAAAGAGGCGCAGGATGGGGATTCCGTGGTGCCAGGGACTGCTTTGCTTGCCCCGGGGAACTTTCATATGGTCCTGCGGCGGAGCGGCGCCCGGTATTATGTGAATATCAAAAGCGGGCCCTTGGTCTGTTACCAACGCCCGGCGGTGGATGTTTTGTTCAATTCGGTGGCCGCCTATGGCGGGGCCAACGCAGTGGGGGTTATCCTCACCGGCATGGGCAAGGATGGCGCCCAGGGCATGCTGAAGATGAAAGAGGCCGGGGCGCAGACAATTGCCCAGGATGAAAAAACCTGCGTTGTTTTCGGGATGCCCAAGGAGGCCATTGCTGCCGGCGGCGTGGACAAGGTTGTGCCGCTGCTTGATATCCCCGGTGAAGTTATGAAGATGCTGTAG
- a CDS encoding chemotaxis protein CheX, with protein sequence MDQDLRRIIFKTFSEVFETMFFTFLEPLEEVPGKEDLGHGRFIEATISYSGGCNGSFLFYFPWELGKNITVNFLGVDEDGVQEGQVKDTAAETANMAIGSLLGELDPGGKAALAIPQARVLAEFSPEILLGETGLYMFNTEFGVLWVVGTHA encoded by the coding sequence ATGGATCAGGATTTGCGGCGGATCATATTTAAAACTTTTTCAGAGGTCTTTGAGACCATGTTTTTCACCTTCCTGGAGCCGCTTGAAGAGGTGCCGGGAAAGGAAGACCTTGGCCATGGCCGGTTTATTGAGGCCACAATCAGCTATAGCGGTGGTTGCAATGGGAGCTTTTTGTTTTATTTTCCCTGGGAGCTTGGCAAGAACATCACGGTGAATTTCCTCGGGGTTGACGAGGATGGCGTGCAGGAAGGGCAGGTCAAGGATACGGCGGCGGAAACGGCGAACATGGCCATCGGCAGCTTGCTGGGTGAGTTGGACCCTGGCGGTAAGGCCGCGCTGGCTATCCCGCAAGCCCGGGTGCTGGCCGAATTTTCCCCGGAAATCCTGCTCGGCGAGACCGGCCTGTATATGTTTAACACCGAATTCGGGGTTCTCTGGGTTGTCGGCACACATGCCTAG
- a CDS encoding response regulator, translating into MAFNILVADDSETMRAVIKKTVSMSGVPVGEFHDACNGKEALAILAETWIDVILSDINMPEMGGMELLKKVSEDEELRKIPLIFITTEASDARREEAQKYGVAGYVKKPFQPETIKAILYEVLEKAYAHRLEEKPGEEPAEESDF; encoded by the coding sequence ATGGCTTTCAATATTTTGGTGGCAGATGACTCTGAAACCATGCGGGCCGTAATCAAGAAAACCGTGAGCATGTCCGGGGTGCCTGTCGGGGAGTTTCATGACGCATGTAACGGGAAAGAGGCCTTGGCTATTCTGGCTGAAACCTGGATTGATGTTATTTTGTCAGACATCAACATGCCGGAAATGGGCGGAATGGAACTCTTGAAAAAGGTCAGTGAGGATGAGGAACTGAGAAAGATTCCCTTGATCTTTATTACCACCGAGGCCAGCGATGCTCGGAGGGAAGAGGCGCAAAAGTATGGGGTTGCGGGGTACGTGAAAAAACCGTTTCAGCCCGAGACCATCAAAGCGATCCTCTACGAGGTGCTGGAAAAGGCCTATGCACACAGGCTTGAAGAGAAGCCTGGCGAAGAGCCTGCCGAGGAAAGTGATTTTTAG
- a CDS encoding HDOD domain-containing protein, protein MSRLDEILSLVKHVPPFPKVAQRVSEMLNDPEVSAAALAEVIQYDQVITANVLKICNAAYFGLSRKVSSLDEALVIVGNDTLKDIIITSSSARFYKGAAGEGYKLDQGELWKHSIAVGIMAKELVKYVKDVESGSAYTAGLLHDIGKRFLSSFVADDFKKIMMKVVQDNCSFVEAEKELLGASHAELGGMIMSQWDFPKEIELAVLQHHDPDALEKDPLTAIVALANALVISMGIGVGADGLSVKMQGGGLKRFGITSMHLELCMANLLMELDRAQELFHI, encoded by the coding sequence ATGAGCCGTTTGGATGAGATCCTTTCCTTGGTCAAGCATGTTCCCCCCTTTCCCAAGGTGGCCCAACGGGTTTCGGAGATGTTGAACGACCCGGAGGTGAGTGCCGCTGCTCTGGCCGAGGTCATTCAATACGATCAGGTGATTACGGCCAATGTGTTGAAGATCTGTAATGCCGCGTATTTTGGCCTTTCCCGGAAGGTTTCTTCCTTGGATGAGGCCCTGGTTATTGTGGGCAATGATACCCTCAAGGATATTATCATTACCAGCAGCAGTGCCCGTTTTTATAAGGGCGCCGCCGGAGAAGGCTACAAGCTGGACCAGGGGGAGCTGTGGAAGCACTCCATTGCCGTTGGCATAATGGCCAAGGAACTGGTCAAGTATGTCAAGGATGTGGAATCGGGAAGCGCTTATACCGCCGGGCTCCTGCATGACATCGGCAAACGCTTTTTAAGCAGTTTTGTCGCCGATGATTTTAAAAAGATCATGATGAAGGTGGTCCAGGACAACTGTTCCTTTGTCGAGGCGGAGAAGGAGCTGTTGGGCGCATCCCATGCCGAACTCGGCGGGATGATTATGAGCCAGTGGGATTTTCCCAAGGAGATAGAGCTGGCTGTTTTGCAGCACCATGATCCGGATGCCCTGGAAAAAGATCCCCTTACCGCCATTGTCGCTTTGGCCAATGCCTTGGTGATCAGCATGGGGATCGGGGTTGGCGCGGATGGATTGTCCGTGAAAATGCAGGGGGGGGGGTTGAAAAGATTTGGCATTACCTCAATGCATCTGGAACTGTGTATGGCCAATCTTCTCATGGAGCTCGACCGGGCGCAGGAACTTTTTCATATTTAG
- a CDS encoding chemotaxis protein CheD — MKIIVGISDMKVSNKPDDVLITYSLGSCIGVVIWDPVAKVGGMLHYMLPDSSLDKDKAEAKPFMFADTGIPRLFKETYKFGALKNRLIVKVVGGSQIMDSAGIFNIGKRNQAVVRKMFWKNQIMLAKEDVGGTGNRTVSLEIGTGVTHLKVSGRGEFEL, encoded by the coding sequence ATGAAGATAATCGTTGGTATTTCAGACATGAAGGTCAGCAATAAGCCGGATGATGTTCTGATCACCTATTCTCTCGGTTCCTGTATTGGGGTGGTGATCTGGGATCCGGTGGCCAAGGTTGGGGGAATGCTGCATTATATGCTGCCGGATTCTTCCCTTGATAAGGATAAGGCCGAGGCCAAGCCCTTCATGTTTGCGGATACCGGGATCCCCCGGTTGTTTAAGGAGACGTACAAGTTCGGAGCCCTGAAAAATCGGTTGATCGTCAAGGTGGTTGGCGGCTCGCAAATCATGGACAGTGCCGGGATCTTTAATATCGGCAAGCGAAACCAGGCTGTTGTGCGGAAAATGTTTTGGAAAAACCAGATTATGCTGGCCAAGGAAGATGTCGGGGGAACAGGCAACCGTACCGTGAGTTTGGAAATTGGCACCGGGGTAACCCACTTGAAGGTTTCTGGAAGAGGGGAGTTTGAGTTATGA